The following proteins come from a genomic window of Oncorhynchus mykiss isolate Arlee chromosome 19, USDA_OmykA_1.1, whole genome shotgun sequence:
- the LOC110510959 gene encoding rho GTPase-activating protein 7 isoform X2 translates to MILTQMEAKEACTWLRAAGFPQYAQLYEDGLFPIEIVSVTRDHDFLDRDAIEALCRRLNTLNKCALMRLEISPQRKRSEDSDEEEPCAISGLWTFQRDSKRWSRLEELDVFFLPGGNQPPFPQVQRPSAGQGQLREGLSSESVLTDLSEQPEVASLHSSGSVGEGGTVDGATSSDATPAAGATRANSMASMCSSSGTGGATEDSLSDGHPHSPLETTQGHFSFDDKPSGIVGTGGIEGGGSETRGGKSTRSRAKSFLKRMESIRLRSATSNSKKKNGGGGRPSKLEISGPVIKEGLDDDKLRRLNCVDISTLNPTQTMTLNRNRSVSYSTQTSSGSMGSSGSTGSSQSEASSGSTVSTPSPVTRTRSHSTAVGASKRGGMYLEGFDPLSVFLQLPGEQQPPGSTQPKTRQKPPQQQPSNRIVAEQNQSKRGRLNGEREEEEGVIFFYLPEGHKPGTFPKALGDGKQPSQSGNADPRYLGSRCQTRCGSTGSADSRLSFYDNVPNVAYQGEEDDEDNEGEGTKLEDVLECVNGLQRFVNAWTDRVAAEEEDDEEEEEEGDSDSALDSASPCPSSPLQNRLEETDNGSDQDSTGNPLGEAEREEGEGDEGEGEEAMRERRDSGVGASLTRSNRPQKLRWPSFQASHRPSHSWAQRQMGCQSVLQMNLLQKLCLLQLTALLEKHTPTNKHGFSWAVPKFMKRIKVRDYKDRNVFGVPLLLNVQRTGQPLPQSIQQAMRYLRSQCLDQVGLFRKSGVKSRIQALRQMNETCGADGGGVSYEGQSAYDVADMLKQYFRDLPEPLLTSKLSETFLQIYQYMPKELRLQATRAAVLLLPDESREALQTLLCLLSDVTAAVAENQMTCANLAVCLAPSLFHLNTLRRKESSSPRGMNRKQPLGKPDQRDLNENLAATTGLAHMIQECRKLFRIPEEMSRCRNSYQEQALTPLRLEELGASSGGGGPMGCRTYLQDSLDALLKEAKDKFKGYDSCSTPELAELAYKKVHDGSPLRLWKASVEVPAGPEEVLTRVLREQGRWDEDLMESRVVETLGDRTEVYQYTRNTMAPHPTRDHLVLRTWVTDLPKGACALVCTSVDHDGAALLGVRANVLTSRYFIEPCSSNKSRLTHISRVDCRGRFPEWYNKLYGHLCASEVVRIRQSFTTQMDK, encoded by the exons GAGACTGAACACCCTCAACAAGTGTGCCCTGATGAGACTGGAGATCtccccacagagaaagaga agTGAGGATTCAGACGAGGAAGAGCCATGCGCCATCAGTGGCCTTTGGACCTTCCAGCGGGACAGCAAGCGCTGGTCTCGCCTGGAGGAGCTGGATGTCTTCTTCCTCCCGGGTGGAAACCAACCGCCCTTCCCCCAGGTCCAGAGACCCTCGGCCGGTCAGGGGCAGCTCCGCGAGGGCCTGAGCTCAGAGAGTGTGCTGACGGATCTCAGCGAGCAGCCCGAGGTGGCCTCGCTTCACAGCAGCGGGagtgtgggagagggagggacagtcGATGGTGCCACATCTAGCGATGCCACCCCAGCGGCGGGCGCCACCCGCGCCAACTCGATGGCCAGCATGTGCTCCTCCTCGGGCACGGGCGGGGCCACCGAGGACTCACTGTCTGACGGGCATCCGCACTCACCATTGGAGACGACCCAAGGTCACTTCTCCTTCGACGACAAGCCCAGTGGAATTGTGGGAAcaggagggatagaaggaggagggagcgaGACTAGAGGAGGGAAGAGCACGCGCTCACGGGCCAAGAGTTTCCTCAAGCGCATGGAGAGCATCAGACTGAGGAGCGCCACTTCCAATAGCAAGAAGAAGAACGGAGGCGGGGGAAGACCTTCCAAACTGGAGATCAGCGGGCCGGTCATCAAAGAAGGACTAGACGACGACAAGCTACGGCGCCTCAATTGCGTTGACATCTCCACCCTCAACCCGACCCAAACCATGACCCTGAACCGTAACAGGAGTGTATCCTACTCCACGCAGACCAGCAGTGGCAGCATGGGGAGCTCCGGAAGCACGGGCAGTAGCCAATCAGAAGCAAGCAGCGGGAGCACCGTTAGCACCCCGAGCCCGGTGACACGAACCCGAAGCCACAGCACCGCGGTGGGAGCCAGTAAGAGAGGTGGGATGTACCTGGAAGGTTTTGACCCGTTAAGCGTGTTCCTACAGCTGCCTGGAGAACAACAACCCCCAGGTTCAACCCAGCCCAAAACCAGACAGAAACCACCTCAGCAACAGCCTAGTAACCGGATAGTGGCTGAGCAAAACCAAAGCAAGCGTGGTCGCCtcaacggagagagggaggaggaagaaggcGTGATTTTCTTCTACCTTCCCGAAGGACACAAACCGGGCACATTCCCCAAAGCTCTCGGCGACGGCAAACAACCATCGCAAAGTGGAAATGCCGATCCGCGCTATCTCGGTAGTCGATGCCAAACGCGTTGTGGCTCCACCGGCTCAGCGGACAGCCGCCTGAGTTTCTACGACAACGTGCCCAACGTGGCCTATCAAGGCGAGGAAGACGATGAAGACaatgaaggggaggggacaaaGTTGGAGGATGTGCTGGAATGTGTCAACGGCCTGCAGCGATTCGTCAACGCCTGGACGGACAGGGTGGCAGCCGAAGAAGAGGATGacgaagaggaagaagaagagggggattCGGATTCGGCATTGGATTCAGCGTCTCCTTGTCCGTCCTCACCTTTGCAGAACCGGCTGGAGGAGACGGACAACGGGAGCGACCAGGACAGCACGGGCAACCCTCtgggagaagcagagagggaagaaggagagggggatgaaggagaaggggaagaagccatgagggagaggagggactcTGGAGTGGGAGCCTCTCTCACCAGATCTAACAG GCCTCAGAAACTGCGCTGGCCCAGTTTCCAGGCCTCCCACCGGCCCAGTCACTCCTGGGCCCAGCGGCAGATGGGCTGCCAGTCAGTACTGCAGATGAACCTGCTCCAGAAGCTCTGCCTGCTCCAGCTTACAGCCCTCCTGGAGAAACACACCCCCACCAACAAACACGGCTTCAGCTG GGCTGTGCCGAAGTTTATGAAGCGGATCAAGGTGCGGGACTACAAAGACCGGAATGTGTTTGGCGTGCCTCTGCTGCTGAACGTCCAGCGTACGGGTCAACCCCTGCCCCAGAGCATTCAACAGGCCATGCGCTATCTACGCAGCCAATGTTTAGACCAG GTGGGTCTCTTCAGGAAGTCGGGGGTTAAATCACGTATTCAGGCGCTCCGTCAGATGAACGAAACGTGCGGTGCCGACGGAGGCGGAGTCAGTTACGAGGGCCAATCAGCTTACGACGTGGCCGACATGCTGAAGCAGTATTTCCGGGACCTTCCAGAGCCGCTACTCACCAGCAAACTGTCTGAGACCTTCCTGCAGATCTACCAAt ACATGCCCAAGGAGCTGCGTCTTCAGGCTACGCGAGCGGCCGTGCTGCTGCTGCCAGACGAGAGCCGCGAGGCGCTGCAGACCCTCCTGTGCCTGCTGAGTGACGTCACCGCCGCCGTGGCAGAGAACCAGATGACCTGCGCCAACCTGGCCGTCTGCCTGGCGCCTTCGCTCTTCCACCTTAACACGCTGAGACGCAAGGAGAGCTCCTCGCCACG GGGGATGAACAGGAAGCAGCCGCTGGGTAAACCTGACCAGAGGGACCTCAACGAGAACCTGGCCGCCACCACCGGCCTGGCACACATGATCCAGGAGTGCAGGAAGCTCTTCAGG ATCCCAGAAGAGATGAGTCGCTGCAGAAACTCATACCAGGAGCAGGCCCTGACCCCCCTGAGGCTGGAGGAGCTAGGGGCTTCCTCTGGGGGGGGCGGACCCATGGGATGCAGGACCTACCTCCAGGACAGCCTGGACGCCCTCCTCAAAGAGGCCAAGGACAAGTTCAAAGGTTATGACAGCTGCTCCACGCCTGAACTCGCCGAGCTGGCGTACAAGAAG GTCCACGACGGCTCGCCGCTGCGCCTGTGGAAGGCGTCCGTGGAGGTGCCTGCGGGTCCTGAGGAGGTGTTGACGCGGGTCCTCCGGGAGCAGGGCCGCTGGGACGAGGACCTGATGGAGAGCCGTGTGGTGGAGACGCTAGGCGATCGCACAGAGGTGTACCAGTACACCAGGAACACCATGGCCCCCCACCCCACCAGAGACCACCTCGTGCTCAG GACGTGGGTGACAGACCTACCTAAGGGAGCATGTGCGTTGGTGTGTACCTCAGTGGACCATGACGGGGCAGCGTTACTGGGCGTGCGGGCCAATGTGCTCACCTCACGCTACTTCATCGAGCCATGCAGCAGCAACAAGTCTCGCCTCACACACATCTCCAGGGTCGACTGCAG GGGTCGGTTCCCAGAGTGGTACAATAAACTGTATGGACACCTGTGTGCCAGTGAGGTGGTGCGGATACGCCAGTCCTTCACCACCCAGATGGATAAGTGA